GTTCCAGATGGAGATCGAAAAAATACTGAGGGATAGGGGTGAGTCACTCTAAGCTTATCGCGCCGACAGGACAGGAGTTGATGGCGGTCTCCACGCACTCCCTCAGCTCCTCCCCCACTTCCCCTATCGAGATCTCATCATCCGTCATCACGGAGAACTCCTGCCTGACCCTGTTCCTCCCCTCCTCG
This is a stretch of genomic DNA from Candidatus Korarchaeota archaeon NZ13-K. It encodes these proteins:
- a CDS encoding ferredoxin, which encodes MTLRVRVDRKLCIGCGVAPALCPDVFQLEEGRNRVRQEFSVMTDDEISIGEVGEELRECVETAINSCPVGAISLE